The window ATTCTCTTTTCCCGAGTTCAAGGGAGTACTTCGAGGTCTTCGGAGTTTCTTCGGAAGTACTGAAGGCAGCGCCCCCGGATTGTATAGTGATGCATCCCGGCCCTATAAACAGGGGAGTGGAAATAGCGCAGGAAGTAGCAGACGGAAAGCAGGCGGTAATCCTGCCACAGGTGACAAATGGCGTGGCGGTGCGGATGGCGGTCCTGTTCCTGATAGCGGGAGGCAAGGTAGAAGAAGACGAAAATAGTTGAAAGATCCCTCACGCGTATCGAAAGATATATTCAGTATCGATTGCCTGTTAAAGAGCGAAAAAGAGGAGAGCAGATGGTCAATTGGAAAGATAAAAAGGAGTTCTGGATCACAGGCGCGAAGCTGGCCGACCCTGAAGCGGGGAAGATAAAAGCTGGCTCAATACTGGTCCAGAAAGGCCTTATCTCGGAGATCCAGTGGCAGAAGAAGGTAGAGACCGAACTGCCGGTGTTTGATTGTGAAGGGTTTCTTATCGCCCCTGGTTTCATTGATATACACACGCATCTGAGAGAGCCTGGAAACGAGGACAAGGAGACGATAGCGACTGGAACCGCGGCAGCTGTTGCCGGTGGATACACGTCCATACTCTGCATGGCCAATACCGATCCGGTGATAGACGATCCAAGCGTCGTTGAATACGTAAACAGAAGGGCCCAGACAGATGGTAACTGCAGGGTCTACGTGACGGGGGCCGTCACAAAAGGGCTCGATGGGGAGCAGATAACAGAGTTCTTCCATCTTAAAAAAGCCGGCATAGTAGCTTTAAGCGACGATGGCAGATATATAGCCAATTCAAGCGTGATGAGAACCGCGCTGGAATACGCCAGGATGCTCGATCTCCCGGTCATCGTTCATTGTGAGGATCCCTATCTGACCGACGAATCGCAGATGAACGAAAGTTATGTCTCAACGCGTCTTGGCCTTAAGGGGGCACATGCCGCGTCAGAGGAGATAGCAGTCGCCAGGGATATCAGGCTGGCTCAGTTGACAGGCGCCAGGCTTCATATCGCGCATGTCTCGACGGAAGGATCACTCGAGCTTATAAAAGCTGCGAAAAAGAAAGGTGTCGCGGTCACCGCGGAAGTCTCGCCGCATCATCTGACTCTCGATGAATCGTTGCTCGAAAGTTATGACCGCAACCTCAAGGTGAACCCTCCGCTTCGAGGGCTTTCTGATATAGCCGCCCTGAGAACGGCTCTTAACGACGGGACTATTGATTGTATCGCTACTGATCACGCTCCTCACACCGAGATCGATAAGCAGGTCGAGTTCAATTTTGCTCCTCCGGGGATGACAGGTCTCGAGACATCGTTTGCCCAACTCCATACGGAACTTGTCCTTAACGGAAAATTTGAGCTTATCGACCTGATACGGATGCTGACGACCGGACCGGCTGGAGTCATCGGACTTTCCGGAGGTAAGCTGGCAGCAGGGGTTCCGGCCGACCTGGTCCTGATCGATCCAAAGGAAGAATGGGTCTTTAAAAAAGAAATGATCAGGTCAAAAGCGTCGAATACGCCTTTGATCGGAAAGAAATTTACCGGCAGGATAAAGGGAGTTTTCCTTGAGGGAAGATGGTGTTCCGATGTATCCTGACCGGTGGATGCGCGATCCCGGAAAATCCGGGCAAGTCGGCCCCGGTTGATCATCAAAAGATCTGCCGGAATAAATATTCAGTGTTCCCCTGAGTCAGGGTCATATTGTGGGAAGATCTTTTCAATCATCTTTTCTGAAAGCGGTTATACCGTTAGTGATGCTTTCTTTCGCTTCTTCGTGCATCTATTTCAACACGATGTATAACGCGAGAAGGCTTTACAGCGAAGCGGAGGAAGCCCGCGAGGAGTCGATCAGGACAGGTACCGACAGCGGCCGGGGGTTGAAGACAAAATATGGTGAGGTGATCTTCAAGTGTTCGAAGATACTTCGCGATCATCCGGAGAGCAGCTGGGTCGATGACGCGATATTCCTTATGGGGAAAGCCCTTGTCAGGCAGGAAGAGTATAGCAAAGGTATCAGAAAGTTTCAGGAACTCCTTACTAACTATCCGGAAAGTGAATATGTTCCCCACGCGTTGTTCTGGCTGGCCCTGGCTCATTTCGAAAAAAGGGAATACAACCAGGCCCTCGTCTTTACGAACAGGTTCCTCAATAATTTCGCTGATCACGAGATCCGTCACCAGGTGATCTTTCTTGCGGGAGACATTAATCTCGAACTTGAGAATAATGAAGAAGCGCTGAAACTGTACTCCACCGTCTCCGGAGAGGATGCCAGTCGTGAGATCCTTGATGAAGCTCTGTTGAAGTCGGCAAGACTGCATTACAGGTTCAAGGATTGGCAGAAGGCGGCGGAAAGCTATGAACAGCTTCTCAGGAAAGGGATTTCCTGGGAGTTGCGATATGATATCTCCCTGGCGCTTGGTGACTGTTACTCCCGGACCGGGCGGTGCGAGGAGGCAAGGAACATATTCGATGAACTTCTACCGGATGTCCCCAAGGTAAAAGACCAGGGTCTTGTAATGCTTGGCCAGGCCCGTGCTTATGAGTGCATGGATTCGCTTTTGACGGCTATTGCCAAATACAGGGAGATAACGGGAAAATTCTCCCACTCTACCTTCTCTGCCGAAGCATATTACAGGCTTGGAATGATCTATCATGAAAAACTCGATTCCCTGCAGAGTGCCGAGGAATCGTTTGCCAGCGTAAGCAGGGAAGCGAGCAGTTCGGAGTTCGCCCCGCTGGCGATGCAAAAAAGCAGAAGCATCAAAAAACTGATCGAGCTTGAGAAATCATCAGGAAAAGGGGCGAGTGAAGAGCAGATAGCGCAGGCGAGGTTTTCAGCAGCCGAGATAAAGTTGACAAGGCTTGACGAAGTCGAATCGGCAAAAAATAATTACATGGCCGTGATAGACAGTTTTCCATCGACATCGTTCGCTCCCGCGGCTTCCTACGCGGTAGCGTGGATATACCAGAAAAAACTGGGTGACGCGCAAAAAGCCCTCGAAGCGTATCGGGCAACGGTCCTGAGATATCCACGGTCTCAGCAGGCCAGAGGAGCTGTGGCGCAGATCGTCAGACTCGGTGATGAGGACAGCGCACTTATGATGCAGGCGTATATAGATTCAGCGATGGCAGATACTGCCGCCGCCGCTGCCGAGGTGAGGATGCGGATGGAAAAAGCGCGCGCCGACAGTATCGAGGCGGCGCGAAAGATGATGAAGGACGGAATGACCGATTCGACATCGGTCCGGTCGGGCAAGCGCGGCATGGAGAGCGGGACTCCCGCAGATCCTGACAGCAAGGCGAAGTTGCCGGTTGATTCCCGAAAAAATCCTGTCCCCGGCCCCTTATCCCGTTCTGTGGCGGAAAGAGACAGCCTTGCCGGGGCTTCGGTATCGGCGGCTGATTCGGTGAGAAAGAATTTCAGCAGACCTCCGCCCGCCCTGATCGACTCGCTCAGGGCAGCGTCAGAGAGGAACCGACCGGTCGACGCCGATTCATTATTGAAAAACGAAGCAGACAGCCTGATAACCGGTAAAAGGAAGGAGCAGGATTGAGCCTGGAGAAGAAACGGCCGTTTACTGTCAGGATCGTCGAAAACAGAAAGTTGTCACCATCGACATATCTGATCATCCTTGAAAGGCCGAATGATTTCCCTGATCCCTATCCCGGCCAGTTTATTTCTGTAAGGGTCAATGACCAGACTGTTCCGCTGTTGCGCCGGCCTTTCGGAATAATGGATATCAACAGCGAAACGATGACGATTCTTGTAAAGGCGGTAGGGCCCGGTTCAACTATACTAGCTTCGAAAGCCGCCGGCGAGCAGGTGGAAATGGCGGGACCTCTGGGCGGCATGCCTTTCAGCCGCCCTGGCGGAAAAGATGTAGTCTTCGTAGGTGGAGGAACGGGACTCGGGCCGATAATATTCTGCGCGAGAAGCTGGAAACGTGAAGCTACAGTCGGGAAGATGCATCTTTTTATAGGAGCTCAGACTAAAGAGGAACTGCTTGAAGGATTGTACGAGAAAGATTTCGATCAGGTATATACCGCGACGATCGACGGTTCTTCAGGTCACAAGGGAAATATCGTGGAACTCCTCGAAGAAGAGATCGAAAAAGGCGGTATTCCCGCGGCGATCCTCTATTCGTGCGGTCCGAGACCGATGATTCGAGCGCTCATCGACAGGGTCGGCCCGAAATTTGAAAATCACTATACTTCACTCGAATCGGTCATGGCCTGCAGCCTGGGCGCGTGCAGGGGATGTACCGTTCCGGTAATCGAGGACGGGGAGAAGACACTCAGGTCTGTCTGCATGGAAGGGACTGTTTTCAGAGCGGAGGATATCGACTGGGAGGAGTGGGAGTGAGCGATAATAACGATATTGGTTTGAAAATAGGTGATGCCTGTTTCGCAAACCCCGTTTTTCTTGCTTCCGGTCCTGCGGGGTATGGTATCGAATACGCGAATTACCTTGATATAACAAAAGTCGGAGGGATCGTCACGAAAACGATCTCATTCGAACCTCGAAAGGGAAATCCCGGGGTAAGACTTCAGGAAACGCCTTCCGGCCTCTTAAACAGTATTGGTCTTGAGAATGTCGGAGCGGAATATTTTTTCAGAGAGAAGATACCTGTCCTTGTGTCAGCCGGAGTCAAACCCGTGATCAGCGTAGCGGCGGAGGATTGGGGGGACTATCGGAAACTCATCGATTTCATCGCCCGGCAGGAAAATATCGAGATCATAGAACTCAATCTTTCATGCCCGAATGTCGAACGCGGCGGGATGGCGGTGGGATCAAATCCCAGTCTTCTCGGCAGGTACGTCAGGCACGCGAAAGACCTGCTGCCGCGGATCGCGATCCTGGCCAAGCTTACGCCGAATGTCAGTGATATCGCCAGGCTTGCGCTGGCAGCAGAGGAAGCGGGAGCCGACGGGATAACGGCGATCAATACTGTCATCGGAATGGATATTGATATATCCAGGGCAAAGCCTGTATTCAAAAGGGTAAGGGCGGGGCTTTCCGGTCCGGCGATAAGGCCTGTCGCTCTGGACGCAGTATGGAGGATCGCGCGTACTGTCGATATACCGGTAATCGGAGTTGGTGGGATATCATCAGTCGATGACGCGTTGAAATTTTTCATGGCCGGAGCATCGGGAATCCAGGTCGGAACGGCGCTGTTTTATGATCCCGGCCTTCCGGCGAGGATCATCGAAAAGCTTGAGGCCGGTGGAATACCTCCAGCGATAAAATATTCTGTCGACAAGACCGAAAGGAAAGATGATGACGGAACAGCCCCGCATAATAGTAGCACTTGATGTTGAAGACCGCGAGGGTGCTCTGGCAATGGTGGAGTCTCTCAGGGGAGTGATCGGATATTTCAAGGTAGGAAGCAGGTTGTTCACGTCCGAAGGTCCGGGACTGATCGACGAAATTACTGAAATGGGCGCGTCAATATTTCTTGATCTGAAATTCCACGATATACCTGCCACCGTATCAGGATCGGTCAAAGCAGCCTGCGGCCATGGCATAAATATGATGACTCTGCATACATGCGGCGGAATCGATATGATGAAGGCGGCAGCCGAATCGGCGGTGGAAGCCTCGGCGCGGGCGGGAACTGCCAGGCCACTCCTTGTCGGGGTGACGGTGCTGACAAGTATGGCTTCGGAAGATCTCGCGGCGGTCTCCTGTTATGAAGGCGATGTTGAAAGCCTCGTTCTCAGAAGGACTTCACTCGCCCTCGAAGCGGGTCTTGACGGAGTAGTCTCCTCGGTGAAAGAAGCGGCAGCTATAAGAAGGGAATTCGGTGGACGCCCCGTCATCGTTACTCCGGGGATCCGCCCGGCGGGATCAGCTAGCCAGGATCAGAAAAGAATAGCGACGCCCCGGGCGGCCAAAGAAGCCGGTTCGGATTATCTCGTTATAGGAAGGCCTGTCTACGAAGCGCCTTCTCCGGCGGGAGCTGCCAGGGCGATAATTGACGAACTCGATGGAATACAGGGAAGATCAGATGCTTAAGAGTGCTGTCGTATTCCTGATCGTCTATATAAGCCTGGTAATATTCAAAAGGAAAAGGTGGCTTATAGCCTGGAGCGGAGTCGTGGCGGCTCTTCTGATAAGGGCTCTGTATCCGGCAGAAGTGTTTTACGGGATACACTGGAATGTCATAGGCATTTTTGTCGGATCTCTTCTGCTCGCCGAGACCTTCATATATTCACGGATGCCTGAGACGATATCGGATCACCTGATCAACAAGTCACCGAATCTTGGGATAGCCTTTATGGCGATCATAGTCTTTGCCTCTATCTTCTCGATATTCATGGATAATGTCGTTACAGTATTGATAATCGCGCCAATAGCTCTCCAGTTGACAAGGAAGGCTGGAGTCTCTCCCGTGCCTGTGATAATAGGACTTGCCATCTCATCCAATCTACAGGGAATGGCGATTCTTATAGGGGATACTCCGAGCATGCTCCTGGCTGCTCGAATGAAGCTGAGTTTTCTCGATTTTTTCTGGCTCGACGGCATGCCGAGCATATTCTGGATAGTGCAGATCGGAGCTGTAGCCGGATTTATCGTCCTTTACTGGTTTTTTCGTGGAGATAAGCAGAAGTTCCAAAGGATCAGTATAACTCCCGTTAGGAGCTGGGTCCCGATCTGGCTGATACTGGTCGCGATACTTCTTCTTTCATTTATGACATGGGTCGATCCGGGGTTCAGGTGGTTTGGAGGAGTCGCCTGCATGAGTGTGGGAGCGGCCGGTTTCATCTGGCAGAAAGCAAGGGTCGCGAGGGATCACGAGAAGTCCGGTCTAAAGCTGGACTATGAGACAGTCGCTTTCCTGATGGCGATTTTTGTGCTGGTCCATATGCTCGTCCAGAGGGGCGTTGTCGAGGGACTGGTCGATCAACTTGCCGGGTTGAAGGGTAAAAATGTATTTCTGATCTATTCCGTCGTCGTGTGGTTTTCAGTACTTATATCTTCTTTTATCGATAATATTCCTTATATAGCCGCGATGCTTCCTCTTGTTACGGGGCTCAGTACGACGCTGGGCGTCAACCCCGCCCTTATGGCTTTTGGATTATTGATAGGTTCGTGCCTCGGGGGAAATATAACGCCGATAGGAGCGACGACCAATCTCGTCTCCATAGGTATCCTCGAAAGGGAAGGAATTCCCGTCTCTTTCAGAGAGTTCACACGGATCGGCCTGCCTTTTACTCTGGCAGCTACTGCTGTTTCCTGGATCTGCCTCTGGTTTATCTATGGGCCAAAAGGCTAAAGAGGTGAGGACACCCGGTGTAAGCTGGTAAAGGTTTAATAGCGAAAAGATCAAATGAATACAAGCGATACTAAAAAAGATAAAGCGGTCAAGTTCGGGACTTTTCTGGGAGTCTACACTCCCAGCACGTTGACGATCCTGGGACTGATCATGTACCTGAGATTCGGCTGGGTACTGGGTAACCTTGGCCTGCCACTGACCCTTCTGGTCGTTCTAATGGCAAGCGCGATCACCTTTATCACCGGGCTCAGCGCCTCGGCGATTTCGACGAACATGCACGTCGGAGTCGGAGGGGAATACTACATGATCTCTCACAGCCTCGGGCTTGAACTCGGAGGCGCGATCGGGATACCACTTTACCTCTGCCGGACGCTGAGTATCACTTTCTACAGTTTCGGTCTGGCCGAGTCTCTTGCCGTCCTGTGGCCATCTGCCTGGGGAATGATCCCTCCTTATTTTATCCAGCTGGCCACTGCCGTGATAATCATAGTGATCACGTACCTGTCGGGGAAAAGCGCCGAAATCGCTCTCAAACTTCAGATTCCAATACTGATAACTGTGGGTCTTTCGATCCTTGCGCTTTTTGTCGGTGTGATAGTCAAGGGAACAGGCGCGCCAGAGTTGGTGGCGACATACAGATCCGCGCCCGAAGGATTCTGGTACGTATTCGCAGTATTCTTTCCCGCCGCGACTGGGTTTACCGCTGGAATCGGGATGAGCGGCGATCTCAGGGATCCGAGCAGGAGCATTCCGAGAGGGACGCTTCTTGCCGTTCTGACGGGGACTCTCGTATATCTGGCCGTCCCGGTTCTTCTTTCGATATCGAAGGCGGTTTCTCCCGAGCAGCTTGCCTCATCTGGAAAAAATGTCTGGATCACAGTATCCCTGTTCGGTCCTCTCTTTGTCTTCGCGGGGATGTGGGGAGCGATACTTTCCTCGGCTTTCGGGAGTGTCCTCGCCGGCCCGAGGGTGCTGCAGGCGCTTTCGAATGACGGACTTGCTCCGAGATTTCTTTCGAGACTTTCCAGAGAGGGACAACCGACGATCTCCACGTGGATATCGGGGCTTCTTGCTCTTTCAGCGGTGATGATGGGGAATCTGAACACCGTGGCCCAGTACGTGACGGTCCTCTTTCTAACTCTCTATGTCATCATCAATATAAGCGCTGCTATTGAAAAACTTGTCGGAGACCCTTCGTACAGGCCTACGATTAATGTCCCCTGGGCTGTGTCGCTGCTAGGCGCTGCCGGCGCCCTTTTCGTTATGTTCCTACTGAATCCCGCCGCTTGTATAGTCGCTTCCCTGCTCGAACTGGTCATTTTCCTGTTCCTGAGGAAAAAAGCGTTGAGTAAAAGATGGGGAGATGTAAGAGCGGGCATGTGGTTTTCAATAGCCCGATTCGCCTTGCTTAAACTGAAGGGGCATGAAGTCGATCCGCGGAACTGGCGTCCCCATATCATATCATTCACGCGGGATATAACCAAGGATATCGATGTTGTATATCTTGCCAATTGTTTCAACGAAAAACACGGGATCGTCACCGCCTGCAAGGTGATAGAAGGGGAACTTGACGGGGAGGCGTATGAGACAGTCAGGGACAAGATAGAGATGGACGAGGTGCTTGAAGCCTATGGACTTGTCGGATTCTGCGAGGCGCATGTCGCATCCGATCTGGAGACCGGAGTGACAAATATCGTCCAGGCCAACGGGATAGCCGGACTGGAATCGAATACAGTGATGTTCGGATGGCCTAACGAGAAGGAAAAACTCGTGACCCTCCTCGGGCTGATGCGGTCCGTAGCGAAGATCAGGAAAAATACGATTATTTCAAAACTCGGTATGATAAACCGCAGAGCGATCAAAAAACGGATCGACCTGTGGTGGGGCGGTCTGGAATATAATGGTGACCTTATGCTTCTGCTTGCCCACCTGCTGATGATGAATCCCGAATGGGAGAAATCGGAGCTGGTCGTTCATACCATAGTGATCTCACCGGAGGAAAAAAAAGGTATGGAAGAGAGTATTTCCAACCTTATTCAGTCGGTGAGGATACAGGCTTCGACGGAGGTCATCGTAAAGAATCCCGATCTGTCGATAAATGAGATCATCTGCGCGAGCAGCGAAGACTCCGATCTTGTATTCATAGGGTTGATGATTCCCGGGGCGGGTGAGGAAGAAGAATATGCTGACAGGCTGATCACTCTTGCTGATGGCCTGCCTTCGGTAGTCTTCATTAGGAACGCGAGCGAGTTTTCAGGAAGGCTTATCTAGACGGGAAGTTCCCTGGGGGATCGAGCAAAGGGGCATTTCCTCCGCCCCTCCAAATTATCGGTAAAAGCCGGCCCGGAAGAGTCATCTTCCGGGCCGTGTGGTACAGCGCGGGGTGCCGCTCAGCTCTATCTCTTCTTGAACACCACTTTTTCAAATTCGTCCCAGTCGACCTCCACTTCCTCTCCCTGAGCGGTCTCGATGAAGATACCTTTGTTATCGTCATCGATGTCATTTGAGCCCCTGAGGCGGAAAGACCTTCCATCGCGCAGGGTCACTACCGAAGAACGGGATCCTTTTCTGGTTATCTCGGCAATATTGGAGAATTCGATATCCATCTCTATATCATGGTAGTCGCCGTCTATATACTCCCACGTGAATTCCTCGTCGTTGTCCCAGCGTATCCTTCCAGTAAATTCTTCCCCGTCGCTGGTAAATACCGTACCCTCTATATATCCACCGCCATCGAATGCGTCATATCTTACTTCGGCGGAAGGCGACTTCAGGTCGAGCCTGTCGAAATCATCCCAACCGATATTTATTTCTCCAAGCTCGAGGTCTGTCACTATTATTCCGCGGTTGCTGTCATCGACATCATTCGTGCCGCGAAGCCTGAATTCGTTTCCGCTCTTCAGGATGATAATGGCGCTGTCCGATGAATGTCTCTCTATTGAGGCTATCTTGGAGAATTTGATCTTTCTGTTACGGTGATCCTGTTTTCCATCTATCACGTCCGATTCGAATGCTTCATCGATATCCCAGGCTATCCACCCGGAGAACTCATCATCGCGTCTTGTCTTTACCGTGCCGTAAAGGCGTTCCCCGAATATCGATTTTAGTCCTGCGGGGGCCTGCATGAAATCTATCCGCTCAAGGTCATCCCAGTCGAATCCGATCTCACCTTCATTCTCGTCCTCGATCACTATCTCGCGGTTGGCGGTGCCGATATCGGTCGATCCCGAGTTGAGTTCAAGGGTATTTCCCGATTTAAGGGTCAGCATGACGACATCGTCATCTACTACCTCTATCGATTCGATATGTCCCATCCTGATCCCTGACTGGGCGCTGCTCGAATAATAATTGTCAGAATCGGTGTATCCGAGAAGGATGCCGAAAATAGTAATCCTTTTCTTTCTATCCTGATATCTTCCACGTGATGATCTGTGTCGTTTCGACAATTCCTTGTTTCCGTTAAGAAAATCAATCCAGGCGCCCTCGTTCTTGTCCCAGCGGATCAATCCCTCGAAACGATCGCCATCGACTGTCGTTATCTTTCCGTAGATCCTCCCTGTGCCGTCGGCGTTTGCCACTGCGACCGATGCCAGGACGAGGAGAAGGGCCAGAGCGGATATTTTTACCGTTCTCATTGCTGATGCCTCCATTACCGGGTTTCGATATTCCTTCTGTTTAAGAATACGGATTCGCTGCTGTTTAGTTGCATCATATTACAGTTGCCCGGGAAAAAATGCGTTGGCAGTATCGATTTTCGATCAATCACTGTAACATCATGTATGATAAATAAATACGTAATATCGAGCATGGCCGCGGAAGATTGGCAATCAATTTGCACGATTATAATATAAGAGGGCATCAGAGCTCTTTTTGTCATGAAATTGGCCGTCTTTCGTGGCCGGGGGTGGCCGGTTTCCGTACACAGATCAATAAAACGACATACTGGTCCATCGGCCGGGAAAAGTGCGGGCAAGTATCCGGGGGTATTAATGAGTTCCTATATGACGCTCAGCGCCAAGTCTTCAGAGCGACTTCCAGACGAGTTCAGGGATTTCGACGTAAGATTTCCGGAAAGATTCGTCGAACCTCTGATAAATGAGTTTTCCAGAGAAGGAGATACTGTTTTTGATCCTTTTGCCGGATTCGGCACCACTCTCATCGTCGCTGAGAACCTGGGGCGCAGGGGATTCGGTGTGGAAAGCGACAGGAGACGCTCTGAGTATATCCGTTCGAGGATGCAAGAGCCTGATAACCTGATCTTCGGGGACTCAAGAAGGCTTTCATCGTTCGCCTTTCCGCCGGTCGATCTTACCCTCACCTCTCCTCCGTACCCTTTCAGGGAGGGAAAGAGGTTTTCTCCTGCGATCAGTGAGTGTCCCGCGATCGAGAACGGCTATGACTCCTACATCAACTGTCTCAGGTATATCTTCGCGCAGGTCCGCGGAATTATGAGACCGAGAGCAAGGCTGATCATCGAAGCGGGGAATATCAGGCTTGCCGGAAAGGTGATACCTCTTGCCTGGGATATTGCCGAAGCGGTATCGAGAGAGTTCCGGTTCGAGGGAGAGCGTGTCGTAAAATGGGATAGACCGAACTTCGGGTTCGACCATACATACTGCCTTATTTTTTCAGGAAAAAGGTGACCGCGGTCCTGCTTTTGACCGCAAGTCCTTCGATTACCGTCAGGTCGATTAGTGCCATCAATGCAGCTTATCTGCCAAAGCCCCTCCCAGCAAGTCCCGGACTGTTCCATTCTTATTTTCAGTTACGGATACGGCAGTCTTGACCACCACCCTCTTAACTGGTAGAGTGCGGGTCGATGATGAATCCGTTATCTTTATTGCCTGGAAAATCAATCGAAACAGCCGGGAGGCATCTTTATGAGACCTTTGTTGATGATCTATCGCATGTCAGCCGCAATCCTCTTGATCATCTTTTTTCTGCCTGTCGCCGCCGGGGGAGCCGCTGATACCACAGGCGCGACCGATGAGCCAGGCCGGCCAAAGATAGGCCTCGTGCTTGGAGGAGGCGGGGCCAGAGGTCCGGCTCATATCGCCGCGATAAGGCTCCTTGAAGAACTGAGGATACCAGTCGATTACATAGCCGGAACAAGCGCCGGATCGATAGTAGCCGGGCTCTACGCGGTGGGATTATCTCCCGACGAGATGGAAAATGTAATGATCAGTATGAACTGGGCCGATCTTTTTTCGGACAGGAGAGACAGGAGGGAACGTTCTTTCAGGAGGAAAAAAGACGACAGGTGCGACTTTATACTTGCTGAATTCGGATTCAAGGATCTTGAACTTATAGCTCCGATAGCGGTTGTCGGGGGACAGAAGATGCAGCTCGCTTCAAAATCCCCATTTCTTCATACTACGACCGATCAGGATTTTGACGATCTCAAGATCCCGCTCAGGACTGTCGCGACAGATCTTCTTACCGGTGAAGAAATAATATGTTCATCTGGAAGCCTTATCCACGCGATCCGGTCGAGCATGTCAATACCGGGCGTATTTGCTCCGGTCCATATGGACGGCCGGTATCTTGTCGACGGAGGGCTTGTCAATATACTTCCGGTCGATGTCGTCAAAGACATGGGAGCGGATATAATAATCGCTGTCGATCTTGGCGCCCCGATTGAAAAAGCTGATCATAGCTCCTTTCACTCTCTGCTTGAAGTCTCCGATCAGACAACGGGGATAATGATAAGGAAGACGTCGGAAAAGGT of the Candidatus Krumholzibacteriota bacterium genome contains:
- a CDS encoding arsenic transporter, whose translation is MLKSAVVFLIVYISLVIFKRKRWLIAWSGVVAALLIRALYPAEVFYGIHWNVIGIFVGSLLLAETFIYSRMPETISDHLINKSPNLGIAFMAIIVFASIFSIFMDNVVTVLIIAPIALQLTRKAGVSPVPVIIGLAISSNLQGMAILIGDTPSMLLAARMKLSFLDFFWLDGMPSIFWIVQIGAVAGFIVLYWFFRGDKQKFQRISITPVRSWVPIWLILVAILLLSFMTWVDPGFRWFGGVACMSVGAAGFIWQKARVARDHEKSGLKLDYETVAFLMAIFVLVHMLVQRGVVEGLVDQLAGLKGKNVFLIYSVVVWFSVLISSFIDNIPYIAAMLPLVTGLSTTLGVNPALMAFGLLIGSCLGGNITPIGATTNLVSIGILEREGIPVSFREFTRIGLPFTLAATAVSWICLWFIYGPKG
- a CDS encoding tetratricopeptide repeat protein, which translates into the protein MGRSFQSSFLKAVIPLVMLSFASSCIYFNTMYNARRLYSEAEEAREESIRTGTDSGRGLKTKYGEVIFKCSKILRDHPESSWVDDAIFLMGKALVRQEEYSKGIRKFQELLTNYPESEYVPHALFWLALAHFEKREYNQALVFTNRFLNNFADHEIRHQVIFLAGDINLELENNEEALKLYSTVSGEDASREILDEALLKSARLHYRFKDWQKAAESYEQLLRKGISWELRYDISLALGDCYSRTGRCEEARNIFDELLPDVPKVKDQGLVMLGQARAYECMDSLLTAIAKYREITGKFSHSTFSAEAYYRLGMIYHEKLDSLQSAEESFASVSREASSSEFAPLAMQKSRSIKKLIELEKSSGKGASEEQIAQARFSAAEIKLTRLDEVESAKNNYMAVIDSFPSTSFAPAASYAVAWIYQKKLGDAQKALEAYRATVLRYPRSQQARGAVAQIVRLGDEDSALMMQAYIDSAMADTAAAAAEVRMRMEKARADSIEAARKMMKDGMTDSTSVRSGKRGMESGTPADPDSKAKLPVDSRKNPVPGPLSRSVAERDSLAGASVSAADSVRKNFSRPPPALIDSLRAASERNRPVDADSLLKNEADSLITGKRKEQD
- a CDS encoding dihydroorotate dehydrogenase; its protein translation is MSDNNDIGLKIGDACFANPVFLASGPAGYGIEYANYLDITKVGGIVTKTISFEPRKGNPGVRLQETPSGLLNSIGLENVGAEYFFREKIPVLVSAGVKPVISVAAEDWGDYRKLIDFIARQENIEIIELNLSCPNVERGGMAVGSNPSLLGRYVRHAKDLLPRIAILAKLTPNVSDIARLALAAEEAGADGITAINTVIGMDIDISRAKPVFKRVRAGLSGPAIRPVALDAVWRIARTVDIPVIGVGGISSVDDALKFFMAGASGIQVGTALFYDPGLPARIIEKLEAGGIPPAIKYSVDKTERKDDDGTAPHNSST
- a CDS encoding dihydroorotase — encoded protein: MVNWKDKKEFWITGAKLADPEAGKIKAGSILVQKGLISEIQWQKKVETELPVFDCEGFLIAPGFIDIHTHLREPGNEDKETIATGTAAAVAGGYTSILCMANTDPVIDDPSVVEYVNRRAQTDGNCRVYVTGAVTKGLDGEQITEFFHLKKAGIVALSDDGRYIANSSVMRTALEYARMLDLPVIVHCEDPYLTDESQMNESYVSTRLGLKGAHAASEEIAVARDIRLAQLTGARLHIAHVSTEGSLELIKAAKKKGVAVTAEVSPHHLTLDESLLESYDRNLKVNPPLRGLSDIAALRTALNDGTIDCIATDHAPHTEIDKQVEFNFAPPGMTGLETSFAQLHTELVLNGKFELIDLIRMLTTGPAGVIGLSGGKLAAGVPADLVLIDPKEEWVFKKEMIRSKASNTPLIGKKFTGRIKGVFLEGRWCSDVS
- the pyrF gene encoding orotidine-5'-phosphate decarboxylase translates to MTEQPRIIVALDVEDREGALAMVESLRGVIGYFKVGSRLFTSEGPGLIDEITEMGASIFLDLKFHDIPATVSGSVKAACGHGINMMTLHTCGGIDMMKAAAESAVEASARAGTARPLLVGVTVLTSMASEDLAAVSCYEGDVESLVLRRTSLALEAGLDGVVSSVKEAAAIRREFGGRPVIVTPGIRPAGSASQDQKRIATPRAAKEAGSDYLVIGRPVYEAPSPAGAARAIIDELDGIQGRSDA